The following is a genomic window from Vitis vinifera cultivar Pinot Noir 40024 chromosome 6, ASM3070453v1.
aacttttagggaaaaatatcatttttaattaaaatttttaatcatacGAGATAAAGAATGGGCACGGGCAATGACTTAGAAGCAAAAGGTTGGACAAGATTCCATTAAAGTTTTTCAATATGTATTATAATTTCTAACATTATTAAAAGAACGCATCCACTTGAATGATAATCAAATTTTTTCAATGTAATCCTTATTTCTTAAATCAAATAAAGTCATACCATTTTTACTATTAAATTGAATGTTCCAAGAAATTCCatagataaaacaaaaatttaaaacacgAGACGTGACAATATGATAATACATAGATTATTTGTTGGAGGGAAAAatttttaagtgaaaaaaacaaaaattctctCGATTTTCTAAGTGAACAGAAAGAATCTTacctaatttcattttcaaattagtgGTGATATGACTTTAGATTATAATATAAACTAAGTAGTATAATgactttatattataataaaaaaaaatgtcattgaTTAATTCTAAACATACCTCTTGGGATATTCTTGCGGGCAGCCCACTATTCGGGCATGGCCCCATAAGCATCCAATAATGATGGGTAGGTCACAACTTTACCATGGCTGGtattatggttaaaaaaaattattattaaaaaaaatccaatgatttcatgcattttttctTAGTAAAACAACAATTAACCCCAATGAGGATCGCTTGGAACTTACTCAATGAGCAGCCCACGTGACCAAAATTTCCACGTAGGAAAATAAACCTTAACTTCCTCCAATACTATGATATTACATATGTTCAAAAGGTTCATTGCTGAGGTACCTTTTGAGATCATACTATgtttgtagattttttattttttatataattttttcaatttattgataaaatgattttattatctCAAAACTAGAGGGAAGTAAGGTTGAGCTCCCGCTTTTAGCGGTGGATTGTGAATACCGGCGCAGGCATATGCAGAGAGACATGGAGAGAGAGGGTGAGTAGAATATAGAGTCCAACCTCCAACCCCATAGCCATAGGGGCCTTGTCAGTAAGAAAAGCAGGCGGTGGATAAAAGCCAAAAGGGAGAAAGATAACAGTAATTACAAGAGCTTCACTTGGTTATAAGAACTGCAAGAACCACTCCAAGATCCATCTTCCTTTCACTTGAGAGCCTTCACTCATTCACATTATGGACAATCAGCGCCACACTCCTCTGCTTAATTGGGCTTACTACTGCCAAGGCAAGGTAGTTAATGcttccttctcctcctcctcctcctcctcctcctcctcctcctcctcctcttcttcttcttcttcttcttcttcttcttttgtgtAATGTTCAGGGGGGAATATGAAATGGGGGTTTTCAATTTTTCGCATTTTTGTTTTGTGGGTTGTGTGAAATGGGGGTCATGTGTTTGCAGTTTGAGGTGTGGATTTTCACGAGTATAATGGTGTGTTAGTTTTGATGGTGCAGAATATGGAGGAGCTGAGGCATTCTCTTGTGTGTACAACTCTGGAGCTGGAAACCATGAGGCTAGCAGCTCAGGAGGAGCTAAGGAGGAGGGATGATCAATTGGCACATCTTAAAGATCTTCTTACCAGGACAATCAGGGAAAGGGATGAAGCTCAGGACAAGTGCCACAGGCTCCTCCTTGAGAAAATCCTGCTTCATCAGCAGCATCAACAAACTGCTAATCTCTCTGGGATTTCTAGCATTGAGGATGAACCCAGAAGAGGCATTGACTCCAACAATGGTTTTTCCTCTTCGGACTGTGAAGAAAGCATTGTTTCTTCTCCGGTCATCGACCCGGTTCCGCCCCCACAATTGCCTCAACAGCAACCGCCGCCGCCCCCACCACCACAATTGCAACAACCACCATCTATGCCAGAAGCAGCATTGCAATTGGTGTCCGATAAGCCATTGCCTGAAAAAGGGAAGCTTCTCCAGGCAGTGATGAAAGCCGGTCCACTCCTTCAGACCCTTTTGCTGGCCGGACCGCTTCCTCAGTGGCGACACCCACCACCGCATCTGGAGTCTTTTGAGATCCCACCTGTGACCATTCCTTcacaaccaccaccaccacaacCACTGCTCCACCAAGACTCTCTGATCAATTCTAGCcccaacaacaacaacatcaACTGTGGTAGAGTTGATCGGAAAAGGGCTCTATGTGAAGACTCCGACACTTCCATAGAAACCAAGTACCAAAGGGTTGCTCTCCCTTGACCACCACTACAGAGAGTAATccttataatttaatatttatatcccCATTTAAATACCATTAAAGGTTAGTGAAACTGAAACTGCCAGATGGGTATGAGATTGATCTAGCATTTGTACAGAAGTTTGTCCTAGAAAAGATGTCGAATTTAACTAGAAGCAGAGACAAGTGAGAGAAGCAGAGAAGACCATTGTTTCAGGCTTTTCCGCCAGTGTTCTGATTGGAgatttgctctgtttttttcttttttttttaattttcctttacaCTTCAATTTTCCAGCATGATGTGAAAAGGGGGTTTATTTCTCCAAAAATTAGTGCTAAGATGTAACATGTAATTCTGATATTTAGCTCtgtatgtgtgtgtgagagaga
Proteins encoded in this region:
- the LOC100251777 gene encoding uncharacterized protein LOC100251777 yields the protein MDNQRHTPLLNWAYYCQGKNMEELRHSLVCTTLELETMRLAAQEELRRRDDQLAHLKDLLTRTIRERDEAQDKCHRLLLEKILLHQQHQQTANLSGISSIEDEPRRGIDSNNGFSSSDCEESIVSSPVIDPVPPPQLPQQQPPPPPPPQLQQPPSMPEAALQLVSDKPLPEKGKLLQAVMKAGPLLQTLLLAGPLPQWRHPPPHLESFEIPPVTIPSQPPPPQPLLHQDSLINSSPNNNNINCGRVDRKRALCEDSDTSIETKYQRVALP